ttTGCACCTTGAGGTGTCATGAATACCCCTTCTTGATCTTCCTTTGCCTTGTCAGACCTGGCCAGCACAAGCAGCTGAGATCTTTGCTCTATTTTCCCTGCATCTCTGTgcaacacttttttaaaaagaggatatactattatatttttctaagcCTTTCAGACTGCTGTAACATGATCAGGATTCTCCTGAATCTCTATGCATTCGATCTCTTCTCGTTCCTTCCTTTTggcccttttctttttcttgtggtGCTTTTTGGAAGGTGGGAAAAAGGTTAGAAAGACTGGCAAAATAACAAAACAGTGCAGAAGTGTGCAACTGCCGGCAAGCAGCAAGCATTTGAACAGTGTAAAGGTCAAGTTTGAAGGCACAAAGAGAAGGGGGACCAACCCaataagaaaggaagaaacGTTCTGCAAAATGGCTGTCCCATGCTCTTGGAGGGAGTTCTTTATGCACTGAGTTCGGGTGTGCTCAGTAGCTAATACAAATGTATAAAGCAGGGGTGCACAGTGATCTATGGCAAAATTCAAAGTGTAGATAAGGCACAGTATAGAAATGCAATCCATGTCTACATTCCATAAGGTCATCAAGCCAAGGACACCCAGCTCTATTGAGGTGACACTGAGAATTAACCAGAAATTTCCCAGAGGGTGGATAACCAGGAAGAAGGTCAGTATTAACACCAGCAGGATGCCAAAACCAGAAATCAGGACAGGCATAGTTACTGATAAACCATAGTGGtccatgaaaacaaaagtaGGGTTGAACACAATGAACTTGATGCTCTGTATAAGAGAGAGTGGCCTCAGTTTCTCCAGCAATTCCACCGCTTCCCTCTGTGTGTTTTCACTAGTCCTCGCCACAAGGTACAAACGAGAAGCAATTATGTTGTTCTCATCTCCAGCTTTGGAGAAAATTATGTCATTTTTGAAGTGCTGGAACTCTGGCTTTTTTAGAAAAGAACTCTGGAGGATGCTGATAAACTCACTTTTGTTGGTTGCACTGATGTTACCCACTCGAAGGTATTGGTAATACTGTTCAATCCAGGACATGGTGTTGAACCCCTGGCTGAGTGTTTTGAGGTCTTCTTGCACAGTACCATTCCAGTACTCCAGAGGTTCGTAGATGTAGAAGCCTATCACAGGGCTGTAGTTGCTGAAATACTTTTGCTGTATGAGGGCATAGGAAACGCTTGGGGACTCACTGGCAAGAAGGTTGATGATGTTGGCTCCATCATTAATCTGTAAGCACCCCATAAAGGAGAAAGAGGCATAGATGAGATACAGTATCACCACAAATGGCTTGACGTAGATATTGGTAATCCACTCATTGTAGTGCTCTCGGAGGAAATGCTGGATAAAGTGGTGCTGGTATGGGTTGGTCTCATGGTGAGAAGTGTGCTGATGGCCATCGTTCATCATGGTCTGGAACCACACAGGTTTCCGGTCCAGGTATTCTGCCGAGGGGATTTTACAGCAGAAGA
The window above is part of the Corvus moneduloides isolate bCorMon1 chromosome 3, bCorMon1.pri, whole genome shotgun sequence genome. Proteins encoded here:
- the PTCHD4 gene encoding patched domain-containing protein 4 isoform X2; the protein is MCFLRRPGASAGWIWWRMLRQVIHRGLQSFFYKLGLFVSRHPVFFLTVPAVLTIIFGFSLLNRFQPDTDLESLVAPSHSLAKIERSLASSLFSLDQSKSQLYSDLHTPGRYGRVILLSKPGGNILHQADVILQIHRAVLEMKDGRSSFIGHQLGGVMEVPNSKDQRVKSARAIQITYYLQTYGSVTQDLIGEKWESEFCKLMHKMQLDHQDLQLYSLASFSLWKDFHQTSLLARGKILVSLMLILLTATLSSSMKDCLRSKPFLGLLGVLTICISSVTAAGIFFITDGKYNSTLLGIPFFAMGHGTKGVFELLSGWRRTRENLPFKDRVADAYSDVMVSYTMTSSLYFIAFGMGASPFTNIEAVKVFCQNMCVSILLNYFYIFSFFGSCLVFAGQLEQNRYHSIFCCKIPSAEYLDRKPVWFQTMMNDGHQHTSHHETNPYQHHFIQHFLREHYNEWITNIYVKPFVVILYLIYASFSFMGCLQINDGANIINLLASESPSVSYALIQQKYFSNYSPVIGFYIYEPLEYWNGTVQEDLKTLSQGFNTMSWIEQYYQYLRVGNISATNKSEFISILQSSFLKKPEFQHFKNDIIFSKAGDENNIIASRLYLVARTSENTQREAVELLEKLRPLSLIQSIKFIVFNPTFVFMDHYGLSVTMPVLISGFGILLVLILTFFLVIHPLGNFWLILSVTSIELGVLGLMTLWNVDMDCISILCLIYTLNFAIDHCAPLLYTFVLATEHTRTQCIKNSLQEHGTAILQNVSSFLIGLVPLLFVPSNLTFTLFKCLLLAGSCTLLHCFVILPVFLTFFPPSKKHHKKKKRAKRKEREEIECIEIQENPDHVTAV